The uncultured Fusobacterium sp. genome includes a window with the following:
- a CDS encoding restriction endonuclease subunit S, which translates to MRKVPKLRFKEFSDEWEEKRLEDIGEINPKSKNIPEKFVYIDLESVVDGQLKEKKIIEKEEAPSRAKRLVEKNDILYQMVRPYQQNNLYFSFNDELDYVASTGYAQIRTFHNNSMYIYHLIHTKKFLDKVLERCTGTSYPAINSEDLAKISIKISKNINEQEKIANFLSSIDKKISLIEEKLELFREYKKGVIQKIFSQELRFKDSNGNNYPEWEEKKLGEILKEYYLGSNYKNSDKLSNFPLIKMGNLDRGKINLKKIEYIDIKENILEKDKLEYGTLLFNTRNTPELVGKVAIWKNELPQAYFNSNLMKMVFDNNFFMNYKFNTNDMIEKLKGIATGTTSVGAIYTKDLLKLVVVIPPSPEEQQKIADFLSSIDNKIESIEKELEELKEFKKGLLQQMFV; encoded by the coding sequence ATGAGAAAAGTACCAAAATTAAGATTTAAAGAGTTTAGTGATGAGTGGGAAGAGAAAAGGTTAGAAGATATTGGAGAAATTAATCCTAAAAGTAAAAATATTCCTGAAAAATTTGTATATATTGATTTAGAAAGCGTTGTAGATGGACAGTTAAAAGAAAAAAAAATAATAGAAAAGGAAGAAGCCCCAAGTAGAGCAAAAAGATTAGTAGAAAAAAATGATATTTTATATCAGATGGTTAGACCATATCAACAAAATAATTTATATTTTTCTTTTAATGATGAACTAGATTATGTTGCTTCTACAGGATATGCACAAATAAGAACTTTTCATAATAATTCAATGTATATCTATCATTTAATACATACTAAAAAGTTTTTAGATAAAGTTTTAGAAAGATGTACAGGGACAAGTTATCCAGCAATAAATTCTGAGGATTTAGCAAAAATAAGTATAAAAATTTCTAAAAATATAAATGAACAAGAAAAAATAGCTAACTTTCTTTCTAGTATAGATAAAAAAATCTCTCTAATAGAGGAAAAATTAGAGTTATTTAGAGAGTATAAAAAGGGAGTTATACAAAAGATTTTCTCACAAGAGTTAAGATTTAAGGATAGTAATGGGAATAATTATCCAGAGTGGGAAGAGAAAAAATTGGGAGAGATTTTAAAAGAATATTATTTAGGAAGTAATTATAAAAATTCTGATAAATTATCAAATTTTCCTTTAATAAAAATGGGAAATTTAGATAGAGGAAAGATAAATTTGAAAAAAATTGAGTATATAGATATAAAAGAAAATATATTAGAAAAAGATAAATTAGAATATGGAACATTGCTTTTTAATACTAGAAATACACCAGAGTTAGTTGGGAAAGTTGCTATTTGGAAAAACGAATTACCTCAAGCTTATTTTAATTCAAATTTAATGAAAATGGTATTTGATAATAATTTTTTTATGAATTATAAATTTAATACTAATGATATGATAGAAAAATTAAAAGGAATAGCAACAGGGACTACTAGTGTTGGAGCTATATATACAAAAGATTTATTAAAGTTAGTTGTTGTTATTCCACCTTCACCAGAAGAGCAACAAAAAATAGCTGATTTTCTATCTTCAATAGATAATAAAATAGAGAGTATAGAAAAAGAGCTTGAGGAATTAAAGGAGTTTAAAAAAGGATTACTTCAACAGATGTTTGTATAA